GATATAACGAGCTGGTGTGGAAATGACCATCGCTGGAACACCAGCCCGGGCAAGGTGCATCACTCCCGCATCTGTTCCACCAATCATTGGTTGTTTGAATTGATAGGGTATGTGGTTTTGCTGGGCAGTATTTTCAAATAACTCGAGGAGCTTTTTATCGCAAAGGATTGTAGCATCCGCAACAGTCAACACTGGACCCCGTCCCAGGACCGGATAATCTGGAACATCCTTTTGCTCCGGAAATTCGGCGGTGCCGGTGGTATCAACGGCTAAGGCTAGGTCCGGATTTATTCTGAAGCTTACTAGTCGGGCACCGCGCAAACCAATCTCTTCCTGGACAGTAAAGGCATAATAGGCAGGAATGTTTGTTTTCCGAATTAATTCGATCAGGATATAACAACCAATCCGATTATCAAATGCCTTGCCGAAAATCAGACCATTGTTTTGATAAAATTTAGTATCAAAAGTAGCGGTGTCACCAATTTGTACTAATCTTTCGCTCTCTTCACGGGAGTTGGTGCCGATATCGATAAAAAGGTCTTTAACTTCAAGATTTTTACTTCTCTCTCCGGGATGGGTGAGGTGGATTGGTTTATGACCTATCACACCCGGGACCTTTTTATCCCCGATCACCACTCTTTTTGCCAGGATTGTTCCAACCTGCAGACCGATGGTTCTAAACCTTAAAAGACCGTTTTTTTCGATACCGGTTATCATAAGACCTACTTCATCCATATGGGCGGCAAGGAGAATTTTGGTATTTTTAATCTTGCCCTTCCGAATAATCAGATTACCATAGTCATCTTCAATGATCTCCGCGGCATATCCTTTGATCTTTGTTTTTATAAAAGAGCGTATTTTATCCTCATCGCCACTTACACCGTTTATTTCCGTGAGTTCCTTAAGCATGGTCAATTATATGTAAGATTAAGCGATTGTCAACCGCGTCTCTTCCTGAACCTGCCGATCTTTAAAATTTTCGCAATATTTGCATTCGGGTCCAGCACCGGTTCGATTAGGGGACGGGAAGATGTTAGAATGGTGCTGACACCCGGTCCATGGCCAGCATAGCGACAATCACCATGGATGACAACACCAATCGTGATTGCTCCTTTACGGAAACTTCGGCCGTAGAGATTATCATGATCTAAAAGTGCCACAAGGTCACCCAAGCGGATTTTATCAATGCCGTGCTTTTTGATGAAAGCGCGGTCAGTGGTCATGATGTCATAATCTCCAGCACCCATCATCAGACTACCCGTTCCTGAACCCATCAGTTCTGCTGGAATGCAGGCCGTGACCGGCACGCGAATCTTGTCACCAGCAGGTTTTATTCTCAACCGATGGAGCAATTGAGGATCAAGATTGTAGACGAAAATATCCGGATAATCAAGCAATTTAAGACCCTGACCATACCCTTTGATTAAGATTCTGTCATCAAGGGAGAGTTTTTCCAATACCTCGTCGGCGAAGTCAATGAGCACATGTTCGGCACCTCCATGGTGCCCGGTAACGATACCCTTTTTACCCTTGGCATCTCCAGTCTTTACGATTGCCTCATTCCCGATGCAGGCATAAAAATTATAGCCAGCGTTGGGTCCGAGATAACGGTCCTTTTCATCAAGGATGGTGGATACCCCTGGTTCGATATGGTCGGCTTCCCAGCCGAACGCCGGGTCACCCACTTTCACATTATAAACAATTCCACCGGTACCCGGCAAAAGGAAAGGTTTTCCTTCAGCATCCACGCTGTGGGCACGCGGTCCCCCGGGGTTGGCGATTTTACCCTGAACCGACATCATTACCAGCTTATCTTCATTGGTTTTTAGCATGATGCCTCCTTAAAAAATTAACCATCCGTAAACATTTAATTGATTTTCCGTTTTATTTTTAGAAAGATGATGGGCAAAATTATAAAAATATTTTTTCCCCACTTCACAATTTATGTGGAGGAAAGATTGAGGAGAATATGTCAGACCGATTAATATATCGATGGATTTCTCCGGATTCCCGGAAGGAAAAGGGGGATATGCTGGTCCCTGTTCGATTTCGTAAGGCAAGTAGATGCTTCCTTCGCCTTTTCGAACAAATTCAAATTTTATTTTCGGGAATAATTTTCTTATTCCGTAGAAACGCAGGTCAAAGCCCAGCTGGTCTACATCATTACCTAAAGGAAAGCCCAAACACAATGAATCATCTTCGTAGGTATTATACGGGAGTTCATGAGAATAAACCCACTTGTCAACGAAAGTATACCTAAGTTTCACAAAGAGTTTCTCGCCCAGAATTTTTTTAAGACCAAGCTGAAAGGCAAGTTTGTGGGGATATTCAGTATAGCCGGCAGGTGGTTCACTGAATTGGTAATCGTCGATCAGCAATTCCCCAAAGATGAGGGTCTGACGCAAATTAACTATACCGTCAAATGACCACATGATATTATCATTTCTATCCATACCCCATTGACTGAGGTAATAGGGAAGAAGGGGATTGAGATAAAGGGGCTCGAGATCATGCGCCCATAGGATACTCTCGGAGAAACCCAGCTGGAGTTTGTTTAAAACCAGACCAATGCGATGTGTCGCCAGGAATCGCATCTTGCGGGCATCGAGCACCGAAAATGTAGTATGGAAGGCATAATATTTACCATGATGGCTGAATAAAATTCCGTCATAACCTTCCCGGGCTGGAGAAAGAAGTAGACTATAATCCGTATTTGGACCGAGTAATAGGTTTCTTCGGCCTACCACGAAGATCGTCTGATTGTCGGCAAACTTTATATATCCCTCATTAAGATATGCTTGGACAATATCTTTCCAGGGCTTTGGACCGGCATAATCGGGCTGCGAAGTGAAATGGAATCGGATTCCTTGAGCAAAGGTACAATGTTTCTGCAAGGCTCCGGCAGCCTGAAAATCGAAATTGCCAAAGAATTCGGTTGATTTTTTGCCCGCATTTAGGGTAAATGTAGTATTGAAAAGATTATTCTTTTTGAAAAACGGACCAAAAAATATGAACATCCCACGGTCAACAGGATTCAGCATTTCATCTTTAACAAGAAGCGTTTCGATATCGGCAAGCACATCAGACCAATCTACGGGTTGGATGAGATAAACTGGGGTCAACCCCCGCGTTTGAAAGTATTCCAAAGTATTATTTAGTGGAGAATCAAATGGGATGAGGGAGGCAAACAATAAAAGTACTTTCAATTTTAACCTCCTCACAAATTTCTTTTCAGAGTGATGTGAACTTTGCCATCCTGCCAGTTACCTTGCTGAGGGAAGGCAAAGGCAAGTGTCATATCAAACAGATTGGTTCGGGCGTCAATGCCTCCACCGTAAGCGATTTTTATCTCGCCATCCAGCGAAGCAATATCCACAAGGGGATAAACCGGCAATTTTTTGTATTCAAAGTTTATCCAATATGCCTGTTTTACAAGGAATTCGTATTCTTGATAACCGCGCAAACTCTGTGCACCCCCGATGTGCCAATAATCAAAGTATTCAAATCGTTCAGTTCTTACCAGTCGATAATGGGGTCTAAGATAAAGCGCGCTATAGATTACATTCCCATCATAGCAGATGCGCCATCTTTCGTGGCGCCCCATTAACCAGTCAATTCGCATGAAATTTAAAAGTTTAACTCGACCGAGAGAAAAATCGGCTTTTAATTCCAATCCGAACTGGGTGTGAGAATATTCATAACTCTGGTAAGCGATGCGATAGCTGGCCATTTCATACCCGCTCGTCAACGAAAAGGTCAAAAAATCAATCAGCGGAGTATCAAAACCGGTATTTAGTGTTAAGAGCCGTGCGGTATCCAAACTCCAAAATTGAATACCGGTATTGACCTGGACTGGTGAGAGTAACACCGGATCAGAGAGATTTATTTTCAAATCTTTCCTTGTTGGGGTGCCGGAGACATTTGATGTGTAGCTAAAATTACATTGGCGAAGGGTTTTAAATATGTTTAGCGAGGAAAATTCCAGAGCATAATATCGGGTTTCCCGGGTGATGGCTGCGCCCGCGATTAGATAATCGGTACTTTTTTCTTTGAGTTCAAAGCAAAGAAAATAATCGTCGTCTTTTTTTAAAATTTTTTCCGAGATCTCGTCAAAGATCTTCAAACGGCTGAGGTTTTTTTTGATACGTCTGACTGTGCTTAATGAAAAATATTGATTCTTTCTCAACCGGGCAATTTTTTTTAGTGGGGCGATTTCCGAGTCATGTGCGGTTTTGAATATTCCATCTCTGATGACGACACGGGTACCTTCCTCAATATGGAGGATAATTTTTTTCTGGAGAGAATCCTCAATCACCCATTCTGGACGGATAGCAGTAAAAGGGAAACCGGCGTCTCCGTAGTGGTCTAAAATCTTCTGGATGTATTTTTCAACTGCTTCTTTATTTTTGAATCGCCGATGTCCCTCTAAAAGATAATCGCGGGTAAAGAAGGTATTACCGGCTAAGTCTATTTCAATACCGGCATCTTGGCTGGTTAGGAACAAACTCAGGATTGGAACAAATAAGGCCGCCATTTATCATCGGGTGTGCCGATTTCCTTCAAAACGAATGTGAAATAATTTGGCTTTTTAGGTTTTCTCAACAACTTCATATTGGCGGCCTGGAGGGTACGATTGCCCTTGCGGTTATTACATTCAAGGCAGGCACATACCAGATTTTCCCAGGAATCTTCTCCACCCAGTGCCTTGGGAATGACATGATCGGTTGTCATTGGTCCGGTCTTTTTGCCGCAATACTGGCATTGATGATTGTCTCTTTTTAGGATATTTTTTTTGTTGAGTGGAATATCCTTTCTCTTTATTTGAACATAATACTTTAAGCGCAAAACCGAAGGTACGGGCAACTCTAAATTCACCGCCCGGATTGATTTTTCCCGGTCATTCTCAATGAGGTCTACTTTACCAAGTAGAAGCAGGGTGATTGCTCGGCGCAATTTTAATACCGTGA
The DNA window shown above is from candidate division WOR-3 bacterium and carries:
- a CDS encoding M42 family metallopeptidase; amino-acid sequence: MLKELTEINGVSGDEDKIRSFIKTKIKGYAAEIIEDDYGNLIIRKGKIKNTKILLAAHMDEVGLMITGIEKNGLLRFRTIGLQVGTILAKRVVIGDKKVPGVIGHKPIHLTHPGERSKNLEVKDLFIDIGTNSREESERLVQIGDTATFDTKFYQNNGLIFGKAFDNRIGCYILIELIRKTNIPAYYAFTVQEEIGLRGARLVSFRINPDLALAVDTTGTAEFPEQKDVPDYPVLGRGPVLTVADATILCDKKLLELFENTAQQNHIPYQFKQPMIGGTDAGVMHLARAGVPAMVISTPARYIHSPIAIASMRDITNGIRLLSLTLEKILKGAKWN
- a CDS encoding DUF4438 domain-containing protein — its product is MLKTNEDKLVMMSVQGKIANPGGPRAHSVDAEGKPFLLPGTGGIVYNVKVGDPAFGWEADHIEPGVSTILDEKDRYLGPNAGYNFYACIGNEAIVKTGDAKGKKGIVTGHHGGAEHVLIDFADEVLEKLSLDDRILIKGYGQGLKLLDYPDIFVYNLDPQLLHRLRIKPAGDKIRVPVTACIPAELMGSGTGSLMMGAGDYDIMTTDRAFIKKHGIDKIRLGDLVALLDHDNLYGRSFRKGAITIGVVIHGDCRYAGHGPGVSTILTSSRPLIEPVLDPNANIAKILKIGRFRKRRG
- a CDS encoding HNH endonuclease encodes the protein MLHKSVLLLNQNYEPLTVLKLRRAITLLLLGKVDLIENDREKSIRAVNLELPVPSVLRLKYYVQIKRKDIPLNKKNILKRDNHQCQYCGKKTGPMTTDHVIPKALGGEDSWENLVCACLECNNRKGNRTLQAANMKLLRKPKKPNYFTFVLKEIGTPDDKWRPYLFQS